AGCTATTGCGCTGTATATCCTTTAGCAGTTGATTTATTCGGCGCGTGGTTTTTTTGTCTTGCATTTGCCAGTCGAGATAGTCATCCCATGCGGTTGGGCCAAACGTTATATTATTCATCGGCCATCGCCTCTAGCTCATCCATGGTTTTTACTACACCGCGCCCTGCTTGTATATCTGCTATTGATCGGTCTAGTTTGCTTAGGTACTCCGCATTGCGGGCTGCCTTTTGCAGTGCGTTCCATTCGTCGAGGCTGATAATTACAACGTTCTTTTCGCCCTTGCGCGTTACAATAACGGTCTCGTTGTTGTCCG
Above is a genomic segment from Luoshenia tenuis containing:
- a CDS encoding type II toxin-antitoxin system Phd/YefM family antitoxin; its protein translation is MLAVTYSTIRGNLKTYCDQVTDNNETVIVTRKGEKNVVIISLDEWNALQKAARNAEYLSKLDRSIADIQAGRGVVKTMDELEAMADE